One Branchiostoma floridae strain S238N-H82 chromosome 15, Bfl_VNyyK, whole genome shotgun sequence DNA window includes the following coding sequences:
- the LOC118432588 gene encoding uncharacterized protein LOC118432588: MERAADSPRPAGYAGSRAEWVLKRANDFDTKARSFRCGGCELPAAWVCLDPVCVSYNRDRVVPLCDNCDKRCHPTSSPAMHSHRRLGVVLYISMLMLHRYQKVVGLVMAASPDNSRPSTPVSTRPDEVTSTQSPTSSGRLTPPPVLSPPESPVSSLPPSPDSSVSSTKRKRRSDDITTEPAAKVSRSSPDRSGRFSLAADLRPIHESYGRILKRLRADRSLSVSVACMHEPFGKLTVRNYAAIAELKIVDAKLYISVLDSYMRRGDGSGTLSGFERECRQVLSGCVRQVAAMRTRRELLSCS; the protein is encoded by the coding sequence ATGGAGAGAGCAGCCGACAGTCCCCGCCCCGCTGGCTACGCCGGGTCTCGTGCCGAGTGGGTCCTGAAGAGAGCCAACGACTTCGACACCAAGGCGCGCTCGTTCCGCTGTGGTGGGTGCGAGCTGCCGGCGGCCTGGGTCTGCCTGGACCCGGTCTGCGTGTCCTACAACCGCGACAGAGTTGTACCGCTGTGTGACAACTGCGACAAGCGGTGCCACCCGACCTCCAGCCCCGCCATGCACAGCCACCGCCGCCTGGGAGTCGTCCTCTACATCTCCATGCTGATGCTGCACCGCTACCAGAAGGTCGTCGGTCTCGTCATGGCGGCTTCTCCCGACAACAGCCGCCCGTCCACCCCCGTCTCCACCCGCCCCGACGAGGTCACCTCCACCCAGTCTCCGACCAGCTCGGGGCGACTGACACCTCCTCCCGTCTTGTCACCGCCCGAGTCCCCGGTGTCATCCCTCCCGCCCAGCCCTGACAGCTCCGTGAGCAGCACGAAGAGGAAGCGGCGCAGCGACGACATCACCACCGAGCCCGCCGCCAAGGTGAGCCGCTCCAGTCCAGACCGCTCGGGCCGCTTCTCCCTTGCCGCCGACCTGCGGCCCATCCACGAGTCGTACGGCCGGATCCTGAAACGTCTGAGAGCGGACCGGTCCCTGTCCGTCTCCGTGGCCTGTATGCACGAACCTTTCGGCAAGCTGACCGTCAGAAACTACGCCGCCATCGCCGAGCTGAAGATCGTGGATGCCAAACTGTACATCTCCGTGCTGGACAGCTACATGCGGCGGGGCGACGGGAGCGGCACGCTGTCGGGGTTCGAGCGGGAGTGTCGGCAGGTGCTGTCCGGGTGCGTCCGACAGGTGGCCGCCATGAGAACCAGGAGAGAACTCTTGTCCTGCTCTTAG